In one window of Bos taurus isolate L1 Dominette 01449 registration number 42190680 breed Hereford chromosome 15, ARS-UCD2.0, whole genome shotgun sequence DNA:
- the DGKZ gene encoding diacylglycerol kinase zeta isoform X4 has protein sequence METFIKRHFQRKAPGPGEGPRRPSGVGLPTSKARRRSPAGQASSSLAQRRRSSAQLQGCLLGCGVGAPRPGRRRRSSTAPPACNPRFAVEEVPTQPQPAVVGPQLLVAPLLLAGLVGMEEEEGLQKEDVRVALPSAAQPGSGTPGPSPPPPRSALPLLPVPRWRRRRASSQLLPADVVKDHGLWGLHGHYRRLSQPRPVSQNPTPGGRRASGTAAGLGMPARVRPLCRRRQVALRRKSAGPQTWSALLAKAITKSGLQHLAPPPPAPGAPCSEPERQIRSTVDWSESATYGEHIWFETNVSGDFCYVGEQYCVAKMLQKSVSRRKCAACKIVVHTPCIEQLEKINFRCKPSFRESGSRNVREPTFVRHHWVHRRRQDGKCRHCGKGFQQKFTFHSKEIVAISCSWCKQAYHSKVSCFMLQQIEEPCSLGVHAAVVIPPTWILRARRPQNTLKASKKKKRASFKRKSSKKGPEEGRWRPFIIRPTPSPLMKPLLVFVNPKSGGNQGAKIIQSFLWYLNPRQVFDLSQGGPREALEMYRRVHNLRILACGGDGTVGWILSTLDQLRLKPPPPVAILPLGTGNDLARTLNWGGGYTDEPVSKILSHVEEGNVVQLDRWDLHAEPNPEAGPEERDEGATDQLPLDVFNNYFSLGFDAHVTLEFHESREANPEKFNSRFRNKMFYAGTAFSDFLMGSSKDLAKHIRVVCDGTDLTPKIQDLKPQCIVFLNIPRYCAGTMPWGHPGEHHDFEPQRHDDGYLEVIGFTMTSLAALQVGGHGERLTQCREVLLTTSKAIPVQVDGEPCKLAASRIRIALRNQATMVQKAKRRSAAPLHSDQQPVPEQLRVQVSRVSMHDYEALHYDKEQLKEASVPLGTVVVPGDSDLELCRAHIERLRQEPEGAGAKSPMCQKLSPKWCFLDATTASRFYRIDRAQEHLNYVTEIAQDEIYILDPELLGASARPDLPTPTSPLPTSPCSPTSRSLPGDAAPPTGEELIEAAKRNDFCKLQELHRAGGDLMHRDERSRTLLHHAVSTGSKEVVRYLLEHAPTEILDAVEENGETCLHQAAALGQRTICHYIVEAGASLMKTDQQGDTPRQRAEKAQDTELAAYLENRQHYQMIQREDQETAV, from the exons ATGGAGACCTTCATTAAGAGACACTTCCAGCGGAAGGCGCCTGGCCCAGGGGAGGGGCCGAGGCGGCCCAGCGGTGTGGGGCTGCCCACAAGCAAGGCCCGGCGCCGCTCGCCCGCGGGGCAGGCCTCCTCCTCGCTGGCACAGCGGCGGCGCTCTAGCGCGCAGCTCCagggctgtctcctgggctgtggGGTAGGGGCCCCGCGCCCCGGCCGCCGCCGGCGCTCCAGCACCGCGCCCCCCGCCTGCAATCCCCGCTTTGCCGTGGAGGAGGTGCCCACCCAGCCGCAGCCAGCCGTGGTGGGGCCCCAGCTTTTGGTGGCACCCCTGCTGTTGGCTGGGCTCGTGGGcatggaagaggaggagggctTGCAGAAGGAGGATGTGAGGGTCGCGTTGCCGAGTGCCGCCCAGCCGGGCTCCGGGACCCCAGGGCCATCCCCACCGCCGCCCCGCAGCGCGCTGCCCCTGCTGCCCGTTCCGCGCTGGCGCCGGCGCCGGGcctcctcccagctgctgcccgCAGACGTGGTGAAAGACCATGGGCTCTGGGGCCTGCACGGTCACTACCGACGCCTCAGCCAGCCGCGGCCCGTGAGCCAGAACCCCACCCCAGGGGGTCGAAGAGCCTCGGGTACCGCAGCCGGCCTCGGGATGCCCGCCCGCGTGCGCCCGCTGTGCCGCCGGCGGCAGGTAGCCCTGCGGCGCAAGTCAGCCGGACCCCAGACCTGGAGTGCCCTGCTTGC GAAAGCCATCACCAAGTCGGGCCTCCAGCACCTGgcaccccctcctcctgctcctggggCCCCGTGCAGCGAGCCTGAGCGGCAGATCCGGAGCACCGTGGACTGGAGT GAGTCAGCGACGTATGGGGAACACATCTGGTTTGAGACCAACGTGTCCGGGGACTTCTGCTACGTCGGAGAGCAGTACTGCGTCGCCAAGATGCTG CAGAAATCAGTGTCCCGGAGAAAGTGTGCAGCCTGCAAGATTGTGGTCCACACACCCTGCATTGAGCAGCTCGAGAAG ATAAATTTCCGCTGTAAGCCATCCTTCCGTGAATCGGGCTCCAGGAACGTCCGTGAG CCAACCTTCGTGCGGCACCACTGGGTACACCGGCGACGCCAGGACGGCAAGTGTCGGCACTGCGGGAAG GGCTTCCAGCAGAAGTTCACCTTCCACAGCAAGGAGATCGTGGCCATCAGCTGCTCCTGGTGCAAGCAAGCA tacCACAGCAAGGTGTCCTGCTTCATGCTGCAGCAGATCGAGGAGCCGTGCTCCCTGGGGGTCCACGCCGCTGTGGTCATCCCCCCCACCTGGATCCTCCGGGCCCGCAGGCCCCAG AACACCCTCAAAGccagcaagaagaaaaaaagagcatcCTTCAAGAGGAAGTCTAGCAAGAAAGGGCCTGAG GAGGGCCGCTGGAGACCCTTCATCATCAGGCCTACCCCGTCCCCCCTCATGAAGCCCCTGCTGGTGTTCGTGAACCCCAAGAGTGGGGGCAACCAG GGCGCCAAGATCATCCAGTCCTTCCTCTGGTATCTGAATCCCCGGCAAGTCTTTGACCTGAGCCAGGGGGGCCCCAGGGAGGC GCTGGAGATGTATCGCCGAGTGCACAACCTGCGGATCCTGGCCTGCGGGGGTGACGGCACG GTCGGCTGGATCCTCTCCACGCTGGACCAGCTGCGCTTGAAGCCGCCGCCGCCAGTCGCCATCCTGCCCCTGGGCACTGGCAATGACTTGGCCCGCACCCTCAACTGGGGCGGG GGCTACACTGACGAGCCTGTGTCCAAGATCCTGTCCCACGTGGAGGAGGGCAACGTGGTACAGCTGGACCGCTGGGACCTCCATGCGGAGCCCAACCCCGAGGCGGGGCCCGAGGAGCGAGATGAGGGGGCCACCGACCAG CTGCCTCTGGATGTCTTCAACAACTACTTCAGCCTGGGCTTTGACGCCCACGTCACCCTGGAGTTCCACGAGTCTCGAG AGGCCAACCCGGAGAAGTTCAACAGCCGCTTCCGGAATAAGATGTTCTACGCCGGG ACAGCCTTCTCTGACTTCCTGATGGGCAGCTCCAAGGACTTGGCCAAGCACATCCGCGTGGTG TGTGATGGGACTGACCTGACCCCCAAGATTCAGGACCTGAAACCCCAGTGCATTGTTTTCTTGAACATCCCCAG GTACTGCGCGGGCACCATGCCCTGGGGCCACCCTGGGGAGCACCATGACTTTGAGCCCCAGCGGCACGACGATGGCTACCTCGAGGTCATCGGCTTTACCATGACCTCCCTG GCTGCGCTGCAGGTGGGCGGGCACGGCGAGCGGCTGACGCAGTGCCGAGAGGTGCTGCTCACCACGTCCAAAGCCATCCCGGTGCAGGTGGACGGTGAGCCCTGCAAGCTCGCAGCCTCGCGCATCCGCATTGCCCTGCGCAACCAGGCCACCATGGTGCAGAAGGCCAAGCGGCGGAGCGCCGCCCCCCTGCACAGCGA CCAGCAGCCGGTGCCGGAGCAGCTGCGAGTCCAGGTGAGCAGGGTCAGCATGCACGACTACGAGGCCCTGCACTACGACAAGGAGCAGCTCAAAGAGGCTT CTGTGCCGCTGGGCACTGTGGTGGTCCCAGGAGACAGCGACCTGGAGCTGTGCCGCGCTCACATCGAGAGGCTCCGGCAG GAGCCCGAAGGTGCTGGAGCCAAGTCCCCGATGTGCCAGAAACTGTCCCCCAAGTGGTGCTTCCTCGATG CCACCACTGCCAGCCGCTTCTACAGAATCGACAGGGCCCAG GAACACCTCAACTACGTGACCGAGATCGCACAGGACGAGATTTATATCCTGGACCCTGAGCTGCTGGGGGCATCTGCCCGTCctgacctccccacccccacgtcccctctccccacctcgcCCTGCTCCCCCACATCCCG GTCACTGCCAGGGGACGCTGCGCCCCCTACAG GTGAAGAGCTCATCGAGGCTGCAAAGAGGAACGATTTCTGTAAG ctccaGGAGCTGCACCGAGCTGGGGGTGACCTTATGCACCGTGATGAGCGGAGCCGCACGCTCCTGCACCACGCGGTCAGCACCGGCAGCAAGGAAGTGGTCCGCTACCTGCTGGAGCACG CGCCCACTGAGATCCTTGATGCCGTGGAGGAAAA CGGGGAGACCTGCCTGCACCAGGCGGCAGCCCTGGGCCAGCGCACCATCTGCCACTACATCGTGGAGGCCGGGGCCTCGCTCATGAAGACTGACCAGCAG GGTGACACTCCCCGGCAGAGAGCGGAGAAGGCTCAGGACACGGAACTGGCGGCGTACCTGGAAAACCGGCAGCATTACCAGATGATCCAGCGGGAGGACCAGGAGACAGCGGTGTGA
- the DGKZ gene encoding diacylglycerol kinase zeta isoform X10 → MEPRDGSPEARSSDSESASASSSGSERDAGPEPDKAPRRLSKRRFPGLRLFGHRKAITKSGLQHLAPPPPAPGAPCSEPERQIRSTVDWSESATYGEHIWFETNVSGDFCYVGEQYCVAKMLQKSVSRRKCAACKIVVHTPCIEQLEKINFRCKPSFRESGSRNVREPTFVRHHWVHRRRQDGKCRHCGKGFQQKFTFHSKEIVAISCSWCKQAYHSKVSCFMLQQIEEPCSLGVHAAVVIPPTWILRARRPQNTLKASKKKKRASFKRKSSKKGPEEGRWRPFIIRPTPSPLMKPLLVFVNPKSGGNQGAKIIQSFLWYLNPRQVFDLSQGGPREALEMYRRVHNLRILACGGDGTVGWILSTLDQLRLKPPPPVAILPLGTGNDLARTLNWGGGYTDEPVSKILSHVEEGNVVQLDRWDLHAEPNPEAGPEERDEGATDQLPLDVFNNYFSLGFDAHVTLEFHESREANPEKFNSRFRNKMFYAGTAFSDFLMGSSKDLAKHIRVVCDGTDLTPKIQDLKPQCIVFLNIPRYCAGTMPWGHPGEHHDFEPQRHDDGYLEVIGFTMTSLAALQVGGHGERLTQCREVLLTTSKAIPVQVDGEPCKLAASRIRIALRNQATMVQKAKRRSAAPLHSDQQPVPEQLRVQVSRVSMHDYEALHYDKEQLKEASVPLGTVVVPGDSDLELCRAHIERLRQEPEGAGAKSPMCQKLSPKWCFLDATTASRFYRIDRAQEHLNYVTEIAQDEIYILDPELLGASARPDLPTPTSPLPTSPCSPTSRSLPGDAAPPTGEELIEAAKRNDFCKLQELHRAGGDLMHRDERSRTLLHHAVSTGSKEVVRYLLEHAPTEILDAVEENGETCLHQAAALGQRTICHYIVEAGASLMKTDQQGDTPRQRAEKAQDTELAAYLENRQHYQMIQREDQETAV, encoded by the exons GAAAGCCATCACCAAGTCGGGCCTCCAGCACCTGgcaccccctcctcctgctcctggggCCCCGTGCAGCGAGCCTGAGCGGCAGATCCGGAGCACCGTGGACTGGAGT GAGTCAGCGACGTATGGGGAACACATCTGGTTTGAGACCAACGTGTCCGGGGACTTCTGCTACGTCGGAGAGCAGTACTGCGTCGCCAAGATGCTG CAGAAATCAGTGTCCCGGAGAAAGTGTGCAGCCTGCAAGATTGTGGTCCACACACCCTGCATTGAGCAGCTCGAGAAG ATAAATTTCCGCTGTAAGCCATCCTTCCGTGAATCGGGCTCCAGGAACGTCCGTGAG CCAACCTTCGTGCGGCACCACTGGGTACACCGGCGACGCCAGGACGGCAAGTGTCGGCACTGCGGGAAG GGCTTCCAGCAGAAGTTCACCTTCCACAGCAAGGAGATCGTGGCCATCAGCTGCTCCTGGTGCAAGCAAGCA tacCACAGCAAGGTGTCCTGCTTCATGCTGCAGCAGATCGAGGAGCCGTGCTCCCTGGGGGTCCACGCCGCTGTGGTCATCCCCCCCACCTGGATCCTCCGGGCCCGCAGGCCCCAG AACACCCTCAAAGccagcaagaagaaaaaaagagcatcCTTCAAGAGGAAGTCTAGCAAGAAAGGGCCTGAG GAGGGCCGCTGGAGACCCTTCATCATCAGGCCTACCCCGTCCCCCCTCATGAAGCCCCTGCTGGTGTTCGTGAACCCCAAGAGTGGGGGCAACCAG GGCGCCAAGATCATCCAGTCCTTCCTCTGGTATCTGAATCCCCGGCAAGTCTTTGACCTGAGCCAGGGGGGCCCCAGGGAGGC GCTGGAGATGTATCGCCGAGTGCACAACCTGCGGATCCTGGCCTGCGGGGGTGACGGCACG GTCGGCTGGATCCTCTCCACGCTGGACCAGCTGCGCTTGAAGCCGCCGCCGCCAGTCGCCATCCTGCCCCTGGGCACTGGCAATGACTTGGCCCGCACCCTCAACTGGGGCGGG GGCTACACTGACGAGCCTGTGTCCAAGATCCTGTCCCACGTGGAGGAGGGCAACGTGGTACAGCTGGACCGCTGGGACCTCCATGCGGAGCCCAACCCCGAGGCGGGGCCCGAGGAGCGAGATGAGGGGGCCACCGACCAG CTGCCTCTGGATGTCTTCAACAACTACTTCAGCCTGGGCTTTGACGCCCACGTCACCCTGGAGTTCCACGAGTCTCGAG AGGCCAACCCGGAGAAGTTCAACAGCCGCTTCCGGAATAAGATGTTCTACGCCGGG ACAGCCTTCTCTGACTTCCTGATGGGCAGCTCCAAGGACTTGGCCAAGCACATCCGCGTGGTG TGTGATGGGACTGACCTGACCCCCAAGATTCAGGACCTGAAACCCCAGTGCATTGTTTTCTTGAACATCCCCAG GTACTGCGCGGGCACCATGCCCTGGGGCCACCCTGGGGAGCACCATGACTTTGAGCCCCAGCGGCACGACGATGGCTACCTCGAGGTCATCGGCTTTACCATGACCTCCCTG GCTGCGCTGCAGGTGGGCGGGCACGGCGAGCGGCTGACGCAGTGCCGAGAGGTGCTGCTCACCACGTCCAAAGCCATCCCGGTGCAGGTGGACGGTGAGCCCTGCAAGCTCGCAGCCTCGCGCATCCGCATTGCCCTGCGCAACCAGGCCACCATGGTGCAGAAGGCCAAGCGGCGGAGCGCCGCCCCCCTGCACAGCGA CCAGCAGCCGGTGCCGGAGCAGCTGCGAGTCCAGGTGAGCAGGGTCAGCATGCACGACTACGAGGCCCTGCACTACGACAAGGAGCAGCTCAAAGAGGCTT CTGTGCCGCTGGGCACTGTGGTGGTCCCAGGAGACAGCGACCTGGAGCTGTGCCGCGCTCACATCGAGAGGCTCCGGCAG GAGCCCGAAGGTGCTGGAGCCAAGTCCCCGATGTGCCAGAAACTGTCCCCCAAGTGGTGCTTCCTCGATG CCACCACTGCCAGCCGCTTCTACAGAATCGACAGGGCCCAG GAACACCTCAACTACGTGACCGAGATCGCACAGGACGAGATTTATATCCTGGACCCTGAGCTGCTGGGGGCATCTGCCCGTCctgacctccccacccccacgtcccctctccccacctcgcCCTGCTCCCCCACATCCCG GTCACTGCCAGGGGACGCTGCGCCCCCTACAG GTGAAGAGCTCATCGAGGCTGCAAAGAGGAACGATTTCTGTAAG ctccaGGAGCTGCACCGAGCTGGGGGTGACCTTATGCACCGTGATGAGCGGAGCCGCACGCTCCTGCACCACGCGGTCAGCACCGGCAGCAAGGAAGTGGTCCGCTACCTGCTGGAGCACG CGCCCACTGAGATCCTTGATGCCGTGGAGGAAAA CGGGGAGACCTGCCTGCACCAGGCGGCAGCCCTGGGCCAGCGCACCATCTGCCACTACATCGTGGAGGCCGGGGCCTCGCTCATGAAGACTGACCAGCAG GGTGACACTCCCCGGCAGAGAGCGGAGAAGGCTCAGGACACGGAACTGGCGGCGTACCTGGAAAACCGGCAGCATTACCAGATGATCCAGCGGGAGGACCAGGAGACAGCGGTGTGA
- the DGKZ gene encoding diacylglycerol kinase zeta isoform X3 has translation MEPRDGSPEARSSDSESASASSSGSERDAGPEPDKAPRRLSKRRFPGLRLFGHSHPPAPAMETFIKRHFQRKAPGPGEGPRRPSGVGLPTSKARRRSPAGQASSSLAQRRRSSAQLQGCLLGCGVGAPRPGRRRRSSTAPPACNPRFAVEEVPTQPQPAVVGPQLLVAPLLLAGLVGMEEEEGLQKEDVRVALPSAAQPGSGTPGPSPPPPRSALPLLPVPRWRRRRASSQLLPADVVKDHGLWGLHGHYRRLSQPRPVSQNPTPGGRRASGTAAGLGMPARVRPLCRRRQVALRRKSAGPQTWSALLAKAITKSGLQHLAPPPPAPGAPCSEPERQIRSTVDWSESATYGEHIWFETNVSGDFCYVGEQYCVAKMLQKSVSRRKCAACKIVVHTPCIEQLEKINFRCKPSFRESGSRNVREPTFVRHHWVHRRRQDGKCRHCGKGFQQKFTFHSKEIVAISCSWCKQAYHSKVSCFMLQQIEEPCSLGVHAAVVIPPTWILRARRPQNTLKASKKKKRASFKRKSSKKGPEEGRWRPFIIRPTPSPLMKPLLVFVNPKSGGNQGAKIIQSFLWYLNPRQVFDLSQGGPREALEMYRRVHNLRILACGGDGTVGWILSTLDQLRLKPPPPVAILPLGTGNDLARTLNWGGGYTDEPVSKILSHVEEGNVVQLDRWDLHAEPNPEAGPEERDEGATDQLPLDVFNNYFSLGFDAHVTLEFHESREANPEKFNSRFRNKMFYAGTAFSDFLMGSSKDLAKHIRVVCDGTDLTPKIQDLKPQCIVFLNIPRYCAGTMPWGHPGEHHDFEPQRHDDGYLEVIGFTMTSLAALQVGGHGERLTQCREVLLTTSKAIPVQVDGEPCKLAASRIRIALRNQATMVQKAKRRSAAPLHSDQQPVPEQLRVQVSRVSMHDYEALHYDKEQLKEASVPLGTVVVPGDSDLELCRAHIERLRQEPEGAGAKSPMCQKLSPKWCFLDATTASRFYRIDRAQEHLNYVTEIAQDEIYILDPELLGASARPDLPTPTSPLPTSPCSPTSRSLPGDAAPPTGEELIEAAKRNDFCKLQELHRAGGDLMHRDERSRTLLHHAVSTGSKEVVRYLLEHAPTEILDAVEENGETCLHQAAALGQRTICHYIVEAGASLMKTDQQGDTPRQRAEKAQDTELAAYLENRQHYQMIQREDQETAV, from the exons CCACCCGCCTGCCCCTGCCATGGAGACCTTCATTAAGAGACACTTCCAGCGGAAGGCGCCTGGCCCAGGGGAGGGGCCGAGGCGGCCCAGCGGTGTGGGGCTGCCCACAAGCAAGGCCCGGCGCCGCTCGCCCGCGGGGCAGGCCTCCTCCTCGCTGGCACAGCGGCGGCGCTCTAGCGCGCAGCTCCagggctgtctcctgggctgtggGGTAGGGGCCCCGCGCCCCGGCCGCCGCCGGCGCTCCAGCACCGCGCCCCCCGCCTGCAATCCCCGCTTTGCCGTGGAGGAGGTGCCCACCCAGCCGCAGCCAGCCGTGGTGGGGCCCCAGCTTTTGGTGGCACCCCTGCTGTTGGCTGGGCTCGTGGGcatggaagaggaggagggctTGCAGAAGGAGGATGTGAGGGTCGCGTTGCCGAGTGCCGCCCAGCCGGGCTCCGGGACCCCAGGGCCATCCCCACCGCCGCCCCGCAGCGCGCTGCCCCTGCTGCCCGTTCCGCGCTGGCGCCGGCGCCGGGcctcctcccagctgctgcccgCAGACGTGGTGAAAGACCATGGGCTCTGGGGCCTGCACGGTCACTACCGACGCCTCAGCCAGCCGCGGCCCGTGAGCCAGAACCCCACCCCAGGGGGTCGAAGAGCCTCGGGTACCGCAGCCGGCCTCGGGATGCCCGCCCGCGTGCGCCCGCTGTGCCGCCGGCGGCAGGTAGCCCTGCGGCGCAAGTCAGCCGGACCCCAGACCTGGAGTGCCCTGCTTGC GAAAGCCATCACCAAGTCGGGCCTCCAGCACCTGgcaccccctcctcctgctcctggggCCCCGTGCAGCGAGCCTGAGCGGCAGATCCGGAGCACCGTGGACTGGAGT GAGTCAGCGACGTATGGGGAACACATCTGGTTTGAGACCAACGTGTCCGGGGACTTCTGCTACGTCGGAGAGCAGTACTGCGTCGCCAAGATGCTG CAGAAATCAGTGTCCCGGAGAAAGTGTGCAGCCTGCAAGATTGTGGTCCACACACCCTGCATTGAGCAGCTCGAGAAG ATAAATTTCCGCTGTAAGCCATCCTTCCGTGAATCGGGCTCCAGGAACGTCCGTGAG CCAACCTTCGTGCGGCACCACTGGGTACACCGGCGACGCCAGGACGGCAAGTGTCGGCACTGCGGGAAG GGCTTCCAGCAGAAGTTCACCTTCCACAGCAAGGAGATCGTGGCCATCAGCTGCTCCTGGTGCAAGCAAGCA tacCACAGCAAGGTGTCCTGCTTCATGCTGCAGCAGATCGAGGAGCCGTGCTCCCTGGGGGTCCACGCCGCTGTGGTCATCCCCCCCACCTGGATCCTCCGGGCCCGCAGGCCCCAG AACACCCTCAAAGccagcaagaagaaaaaaagagcatcCTTCAAGAGGAAGTCTAGCAAGAAAGGGCCTGAG GAGGGCCGCTGGAGACCCTTCATCATCAGGCCTACCCCGTCCCCCCTCATGAAGCCCCTGCTGGTGTTCGTGAACCCCAAGAGTGGGGGCAACCAG GGCGCCAAGATCATCCAGTCCTTCCTCTGGTATCTGAATCCCCGGCAAGTCTTTGACCTGAGCCAGGGGGGCCCCAGGGAGGC GCTGGAGATGTATCGCCGAGTGCACAACCTGCGGATCCTGGCCTGCGGGGGTGACGGCACG GTCGGCTGGATCCTCTCCACGCTGGACCAGCTGCGCTTGAAGCCGCCGCCGCCAGTCGCCATCCTGCCCCTGGGCACTGGCAATGACTTGGCCCGCACCCTCAACTGGGGCGGG GGCTACACTGACGAGCCTGTGTCCAAGATCCTGTCCCACGTGGAGGAGGGCAACGTGGTACAGCTGGACCGCTGGGACCTCCATGCGGAGCCCAACCCCGAGGCGGGGCCCGAGGAGCGAGATGAGGGGGCCACCGACCAG CTGCCTCTGGATGTCTTCAACAACTACTTCAGCCTGGGCTTTGACGCCCACGTCACCCTGGAGTTCCACGAGTCTCGAG AGGCCAACCCGGAGAAGTTCAACAGCCGCTTCCGGAATAAGATGTTCTACGCCGGG ACAGCCTTCTCTGACTTCCTGATGGGCAGCTCCAAGGACTTGGCCAAGCACATCCGCGTGGTG TGTGATGGGACTGACCTGACCCCCAAGATTCAGGACCTGAAACCCCAGTGCATTGTTTTCTTGAACATCCCCAG GTACTGCGCGGGCACCATGCCCTGGGGCCACCCTGGGGAGCACCATGACTTTGAGCCCCAGCGGCACGACGATGGCTACCTCGAGGTCATCGGCTTTACCATGACCTCCCTG GCTGCGCTGCAGGTGGGCGGGCACGGCGAGCGGCTGACGCAGTGCCGAGAGGTGCTGCTCACCACGTCCAAAGCCATCCCGGTGCAGGTGGACGGTGAGCCCTGCAAGCTCGCAGCCTCGCGCATCCGCATTGCCCTGCGCAACCAGGCCACCATGGTGCAGAAGGCCAAGCGGCGGAGCGCCGCCCCCCTGCACAGCGA CCAGCAGCCGGTGCCGGAGCAGCTGCGAGTCCAGGTGAGCAGGGTCAGCATGCACGACTACGAGGCCCTGCACTACGACAAGGAGCAGCTCAAAGAGGCTT CTGTGCCGCTGGGCACTGTGGTGGTCCCAGGAGACAGCGACCTGGAGCTGTGCCGCGCTCACATCGAGAGGCTCCGGCAG GAGCCCGAAGGTGCTGGAGCCAAGTCCCCGATGTGCCAGAAACTGTCCCCCAAGTGGTGCTTCCTCGATG CCACCACTGCCAGCCGCTTCTACAGAATCGACAGGGCCCAG GAACACCTCAACTACGTGACCGAGATCGCACAGGACGAGATTTATATCCTGGACCCTGAGCTGCTGGGGGCATCTGCCCGTCctgacctccccacccccacgtcccctctccccacctcgcCCTGCTCCCCCACATCCCG GTCACTGCCAGGGGACGCTGCGCCCCCTACAG GTGAAGAGCTCATCGAGGCTGCAAAGAGGAACGATTTCTGTAAG ctccaGGAGCTGCACCGAGCTGGGGGTGACCTTATGCACCGTGATGAGCGGAGCCGCACGCTCCTGCACCACGCGGTCAGCACCGGCAGCAAGGAAGTGGTCCGCTACCTGCTGGAGCACG CGCCCACTGAGATCCTTGATGCCGTGGAGGAAAA CGGGGAGACCTGCCTGCACCAGGCGGCAGCCCTGGGCCAGCGCACCATCTGCCACTACATCGTGGAGGCCGGGGCCTCGCTCATGAAGACTGACCAGCAG GGTGACACTCCCCGGCAGAGAGCGGAGAAGGCTCAGGACACGGAACTGGCGGCGTACCTGGAAAACCGGCAGCATTACCAGATGATCCAGCGGGAGGACCAGGAGACAGCGGTGTGA